A section of the Scyliorhinus torazame isolate Kashiwa2021f chromosome 21, sScyTor2.1, whole genome shotgun sequence genome encodes:
- the LOC140398379 gene encoding cyclin-dependent kinase 5 activator 1-like: protein MGTVLSLSPSYKKAPLYEDGSASVGQYTAVQNSKNSKEKNGKRHSIISVLPWKRIVAVSSKKKNSKKVNPNNYQNNVTHLNNENLKKSLSCANLSTFAQPQAPVQRTSQQLPSSKSNISSVKTPHNGSVSSISPKRVIVQASTSELLKCLGEFLCRRCYRLKHLSPTDPVLWLRSVDRSLLLQGWQDQGFVTPANVVFVYMLCRDVISSEVATEHELQATLLTCLYLSYSYMGNEISYPLKPFLVESCKEAFWDRCLSIINAMSGKMLQINADPHFFTQIFADLKKESNQDDRGRILIGLDR, encoded by the coding sequence ATGGgcaccgtgctgtccctctcccccagctacAAGAAGGCGCCTCTCTACGAGGATGGCTCGGCCAGCGTGGGCCAGTACACGGCCGTGCAGAACAGCAAGAACTCCAAGGAGAAGAACGGCAAGCGGCACTCCATCATCTCGGTGCTGCCCTGGAAGCGCATCGTGGCCGTGTCCAGCAAGAAGAAGAACTCCAAGAAGGTCAACCCCAACAACTACCAGAACAACGTGACCCACCTCAACAACGAGAACCTGAAGAAGTCCCTCTCCTGTGCCAACCTGTCCACCTTCGCCCAGCCGCAAGCCCCAGTCCAGCGCACCAGCCAACAGCTGCCCAGCAGCAAGAGCAACATCTCCTCGGTGAAGACCCCTCACAACGGCAGCGTCAGCTCCATCTCCCCCAAGAGAGTCATTGTCCAGGCCTCCACCAGCGAGCTGCTGAAATGCCTGGGCGAGTTCCTGTGCCGCAGATGCTACCGCCTCAAGCACTTGTCCCCGACTGACCCTGTGCTGTGGCTCCGGAGCGTTGACCGCTCCCTGCTCCTGCAAGGCTGGCAAGACCAGGGCTTCGTGACCCCGGCCAACGTGGTGTTTGTTTACATGCTGTGCCGCGATGTGATTTCATCCGAGGTGGCCACCGAGCACGAACTGCAAGCGACCCTGTTGACTTGCCTTTACTTGTCCTACTCCTACATGGGCAACGAGATCTCTTACCCCCTCAAGCCTTTTCTGGTGGAGAGCTGCAAGGAAGCCTTCTGGGACCGCTGCCTGAGCATCATCAACGCCATGAGTGGCAAGATGCTGCAGATTAACGCGGACCCCCACTTCTTCACTCAGATCTTCGCCGACCTGAAGAAGGAAAGCAACCAAGACGATCGTGGCAGGATCCTCATCGGGTTAGATCGATGA